The DNA region AATAAAGCTCCGCCTGCTCTGCCACGATGACATAGAGAGAATAAAAGTGCTCTGTGGAGAGTGGTTTCCCATTGAGTGAGTGCTGAAACAGCTAACCAAGCCATCCCTTGATACAGGTCAAGTACAAGTCTAACAGGCTCTGTTATTGGCTCGCTTGTGTTTTAGGTATCCGGACTCATGGTACCATGACATCACATCAAATAAGAAGTTCTTCTCTCTGGCTGCCACCTTTAGAGGGGGAATTGTCGGGATGATTGTGGCAGAAATAAAAAGCAGAACGAAAGTGCACAAAGAGGTACAGCTTTCATGTGTATGCTGAGTCAGTGACACAGAGGAAAAAACTGTGAGAATAAAATAATGCTTGTTATAATGGTGTAATACATTCTGTGCTTAaagtagttcatccaaaaataaacctGTGAAAATGTACCTGCCCTCAGACCATccgagatgagtttgtttttcttCAACGGAACAGATTAAGAGAAGGTtgacattacatcacttgctcatcaatggatcctctgcagtgaatgggtgccgtcagaatgagtggaTTTTTACGTGAGAGGCACAACAgggttggactttttttttttttttttactggtggaagttttattatgaattatggtctttttttttaagttaaatcaGCGGcaaaatgatggatttgtttctcacaaacacactGATTTTCagttcacaagacattaattgatggactggagtcatgtggtttatgatgatgtttttatcagctgttcggactctgattctgacggcacccatttgctgcagaggatccattggtgatcaagtgatgtaattctaaatttcttcaaatcaaatTCTTCAATGGATTGTCGGAGGGTGAGCAAATTTTCAGGAAAttagtatttttgggtgaactgttcctataggattttgtttactgtgttttatgcTATTGATTAATAAATGTTAAGATGAGGTTTGGATGACTTTGACCGTGAACAGTAGTTCCTCTGGAGCTTTGATGTAAAGGTTCATAATTAAGATCTTCTGACATATCCAAAGCCTTTTTATAGCAGGTGATTAATTAGGTTACAGACTAAATTTCTGCACGTAGCAAAGGATTTGACCTTCATTAGAAAGGATTTTACCTCTTCATGGTACGGTTATGTCTCCTACTAAATCTGCTTCCAGTTAATCTCCGTGTCCACGAGTGCTTTTATATTATGCAAGTTAGATATTACTGTTAGTTTACTTTCAGTAAACCCATGTATGATGAGTACTATACATCAAAATCCTTTATATGTACAAGTTCTgtacattaaatacaattaaactgTACAATCAAACTTGAATGCTTTTCAACAGACCAGACTATATAATAGACagaatataatatacagttttgCTATGTacttaaatatgcaaaaaaacatgcaaaaatttctgctgaaaattcagctttgcgttacaggaataagtacattttaatatatatcaaaatagaaaaatttatttttaatttataataataattgattatttttgccaattttcctgtatttttaatcaaataaatccagcctgggtgagcataaaagactccTTGAAAAACGTTTAACTCCCTCAATATGTCAGTAACTATTAACAAAATCCAAATCATTGGTTTTTGTTATTCCAGTGTTATCCCAGCTAACCGTCTGTGTTTCTGACTCAGTATCTACTTCTCTCCACCAGGATGGAGACATCTTGGCCTCCAGCTTTCCTGTTGACACTCAAGTTGCGTACATCCTGAGTTTAGGAGTCGTGAAGGAGTTTCGAAAACATGGAATAGGTGAGAGGTTGACGCTTGTCTCACCTATTCTTCCAAACTGTTTGAACAGTATTCCAACAGTTTGAAAGGTCACtcttatttctttctctctctctttgcaggcTCTCTGTTACTAGACAGTCTAAAGGAGCACATCTCTACCACGGCACAGGACCATTGCAAAGCCATCTACCTGCATGTGCTCACCACTAATAACACTGCCATTCACTTCTATGAAGACAGAGACTTTAAACAGCACCACTATTTACCGTATTATTACTCTATACGAGGAGTGCTGAAGGATGGCTTCACCTACGTCCTCTACATCAATGGCGGACATCCTCCATGGACTTTCTTATAtccttttcaaataaatgcagcattgatgttaATAAGATACGTCTTTCAAAAAGAAacgtcttttatttttttttaaatcctaccAACCGTACcgtgaacagtagtgtatattcccAGTTGTCTTGTAGTGTTCCTTGACCCACTCAGCACTGATTATATTCATCATATAGGTTCGGCACTGGCCAGTCTGAGCCCCTGCTCAATCCCTCAGAGAATTTACCGGCAAGCACAGAATCTGCTGCGCAGCTTTCTGCCGTGGTCGGGCATCTCTTCCAAGAGCGGCATCGAGTACAGCAGAACAATGTGAGGATCGTCAGGTCACAACAGTGCAGGGTATGCCTGACTCATCCACCTACAGAGATCACCTCTGTTTAATGTCTCATTCATTTTCTTCTAAGCTCTAACGATGTCTTATTTATCAGGTGGAAGCCATTGATTTGTTTGGGTCACATCAGGTGCCGAAGAGGAATGCGAAGACTGATATCAGATCTCTCTGGTCTCGAGCAGTGTATTATACTTGtatattttacatgtatatactgtacctatatatactttaattaatatatatatatatatatatatgcctagtCATCAGTAGATTGCCCTCTTTAATATAAATTCTCCACTTCATGCCTGTAATTCTGCTGCTGTGTAGAAATATTCTATTGTTAATCcagattttttatataaatagatCTTTTTTATTTGTGCCTGTTCTATATAGATGATTTTAGGGTTTGATGGTAGAAGTATGCATACTTTTTTCATTTAGTCACCTTCGTGCACGTGTCAAGCACTAGTGTTTGGTTTTGTGCAGGAACACTTTGACACGAAGCATATATTTTAGCCCCCAGTTTTAAGTTAGatgatttttaaataacatttgcaCAGAGGAAATGAATGTAGTGTTGCTATGAAGGGAAAATAATGCAGTTACAGACAACCCTCCATCTCGCCAAATCTGTATCGTTGCTGTCAAATTTAAATGTGAAAGCTTTTTAAATTCAGATCATCTTAATTTATTTAGAGAGTTGCATCCTGCCATTCCACGCAGTGTACTTTCTGTTcttttaaaggggaaataaatgaATGCTGTGGGGGGATGAATGCTTGAATTTTGGTATGTTGCTGTGAATCAGGGATttacacacaaaataaacatttaaaaatagatcACTCCTGCATTACGTGATTacaatataactttttatttatttatctctgtTTGGCCATCCATTCATGTTCATGATGTCTTTGATGAAACACTGGTTTATCGTTGAAGGGTGTTTACAGAGAAACATTGCTGTGAGATTACATAAGGAACCTTACAGAAACTGTTCTATCATATGTAATTGGCCGACATGTATTTGGAATTGTCTTGTATTCGTCCATTTCTGGatctgtaaaaacaaaattgcatGTATGAATAACTGTTTTGAACAAATTGTCAGTATAATAGAACCACTGTCACCTTGTGCTTTTGAGTTGGAGATTGTGTGTAAATCTCCTACAActgtctgttttaatgttacaTACCTGTGAACTGCTACATTGTTGTGTTTCACATTTCATTGCGTTATTATTTCTTTTGTTAAGAATCTAAACGGGAAATGTTTTACACTcttatagtaaaaataaaataaattaaaaatacataatgaaGAGAGGATGATCAACATGTAGGTGACatgaaatactgaaaatattaactgaaatgtttttcataatCGTACCTGATAGTCTCTGAATTGTGAAGCATCCTCTAGTGTTCATTGAGAGGATCGTAGACTAGAgaggattttttaaatgttaactaaatgaattttatttgttgtattgCTCTTGTCCATCTGCATCCTTCCAATGTCTGTTCTTCATTTATGAAGTGATTATTCATTCATGCATTAAAAGCATTTTGAGATGACCTAAgagggaaaataaataaactgagatTGTGCAAGCATTTGTTTGAATAGTAGCTTATGATGTTACTTTTTGTGTACATTACAAACTCTGAATGTTTTGAGGCTTTACGGTAGTAGTCGTTTACTGACGTACTGTCGGATGGCTCCGGTTTAGTCACGCCTCTTTTGGACcctcattcagagagagacagagaccagCAAACGACGAGCAACTTCTCTTTTTGTTATTTACCGTCTAGAACACTCTACGCTTGTTTTCTTCGGCCCGTGCACATTTGCTGACGGTGAGTGATGCCGTGATTCCTTATCAAATGTTATATCCAAACAAAGTGATTTGGTTTTCGTGAATTATTCAAgagattaaattaattataacgaGCAATGGTCGTTGTTTAAAATCTGTTAAAGgtgattatttttttaacccGTAAAAGCTGAACATCGATTCATTTCTCTTTTGGCGGTCTTCGACTTCCATCTGTTGCGTCTTTGCACGATCATCGGCATCGTTCTATTTTCTTGTTCATTACTTTTTGAATACGTATCTTTTAAGGTTTCAGGTATGATCTGGAGGAAGTTTGAGCAAAGGAGTGAAATAAAGTGGTTTAATTAATGCACAGAGGGACTAAGTCGAGCGGGTGAATAGCTGGAGGAGGGAGGGGTCAAAGCTCGTCGAAGTTACAATTCAAGTAAACATGTGCCACAATTCTAGGAAATATTCAGGAAAGATGTGTGTTTCGTCTAAAAAGGTGTTTTGGTGGTAAAACAAAAGTACACAACTGtacttttccattttgaagaattaatttttttaaacccaaaatgaaaatatgttctCCCTTTTCTGCTGAATGCAAAAGTAGCCACGGGCTTGACTGATGTATTTGCAGGCCTGGCGCCAGGATGGTATAACATACAAAAGTTAACTAgttttttaaagtaacttttaaagatattttaaaacgTTCCCTGCATGGATTAAAAATACCTTTATAAAATTGAGGGACAAAAAGGTAGGCTTAAATGCCCCAATATTCTTCAAGTGAAATTGAAGAACGAAATGATCTGACGTAATTTCGAACAAAATTTTGGCTGAAATAAAGTTCATTTTGAGTTTGTTTCGGTAGTTCGAAACAGCTAACAAAAGCTAACTTTCTGGGGGAGTTTGctttggctcctaaacacctttgagctACCATTGGTCCATTGTGATTGTTGGGTGTGTCCTGGAACTCCATCTTCTTTGACAtgcgttgtttttttttagggTCGTTCCTCATTCAGCGGAGGTCAGTCAATAATAAACCTTCGTTTTTATcaaatcatgacaccacataaaatataaaaaggtataATAATgtatccagtttaataaaataaataaaccctaataaaataaagtagcaAACAGGTTTGTGTAATTGAGATGACTCCAATATTTACTTCCACATCATGCTTTTAGACTATGTCTTGACTGTTGAGTAATGACGGGCCTGTGTATTTGGTTGCTGTTTGATAAATGAAGACCGGATATTCAAGTTTCAAAACAATGTAAATAAGAATGAGTGTCATACTTGGGGTTCATATGAATTTTTGGCTATATTACTAGTCTTCTGaattcatgataaaaaaaaatgcaaaatatgcagattttctgttttttttttggattttgataACCTCAGTCTGCAGTGACATTCAATAATtgggtgataaaaaaaaatgttgggtgatttaaaaagttgttgttttttttccccactcGAACACCAATTCCAAATTGGTGAATCATAATAGGTTTAGAACGAATACGAGTAATTTTACCTTCAAGTCATGTTGGAAAGATTGTATTTACAGGTTGAACACATACGAATGCCACCATAAAGTTGCCCAGTAAGTAAACTTGAGGTTTTCTTTTAGCTCAGAGTTGGGGTGTGTCAGTTAGAAAACATAGCAGATACAATGGTACGATTGTTGAAATTATTCAAatgattagtatttttttttttttacttgacgaCAAAACTTGCTACTATAtacaaaatacaattaatatgATAGAATATATAACGATTAAGGTTAAAACCTAATAAAAACAAAGCGAAAGCACACCTGATGCAGATTGTTTATGTAAGATTATGTAGAAATAGATTTCCcaaatcatatttaattttttgtaaccAAAAGGGACCAAAGTGATAAAACTAAAGGAAAAGGCTGAATACTTTGGAGATTACATATACAGGCTCATGTTCACTGTTTTCCCCAATGTCACAGAGCTTAAAGAATCCCAGTGAAATGGTGCCACTCAGATGggatgtttttgtattttgaggGGGCTGATccattttttcattgttttaaaaaaaaggaaaaacgatTGCATCATAATGGGGTATACTTCTTACAGCACTGTTCATTTCTTGTCTTGAAAATTAATTTGTATCTTCATCTCTAGAACCCATTGTGTTATTACCTTGCGTCTACCTAGACCACTGGGCCATGCTTTCAGTTACGTAACTGATAGCTCTCCAGTTGGAATATTGGATTTTGGAAACAACTATAGGTCATAGTGTACTGAATCTGTTACAgtgtagggctggacgatatatCAAATGATATGATCATTTGCaactagtcagtaaatctggttccgtgattagtgctaaatcgccatcatctgttttcaaatggagtggcacttaatagacagagccgtagatcactgacaagctacgcaatatcgcgttcattatcgaaggcgattcatctgcgataacgaacgcgatattgcgtagcttgtcagtcaCGGAAGCAGATTTACTGACTatatgcgcatgatcatatcgttagatatattgcCCATCCCTATTACAGTGACTAGAAGAAATACTTTGTGTGACCtggtataaaaacatttatttaagagGATATCTCTCAACCATTAATGAAGAGCATAATCCAAAACTGACACGTGCATGTTTTAATGTAGTTCTAGACATGAGGATGGGAATCTGATCATCTGCTTACAGAGACTAGCACAATCTGTTGCTGTTCAAACTCAAGACTAAGCTCATAGTCAGTAAGGAAAATAGTAATGAAATGGCAAATTATGTTAATTGTTTCTAGAGAAAGCACCTTGAGGTTTTGCTTTCAGAGAATACCATTGAGATGTAAATTAGAGTTCAAAGCCTCTTGACAGAAAATATTTGGCCTTTTCAACTCTACCAGTCATATGCTTCTCTTAAGAAGATCGTATTTTGCAAGCACCACCATGTGTGTGACCTATAATGCCTTTTTATATCTTTTCATATTGTGCAATCCCAACCTCAAGTGACCAAGTATGTTGAACCTAGTAACAGGTAGAGTTCTACCATATCAGAGAACTTCATGAAAGCTGTTCTGATCAGAAGAACCATGCAGCGTTCAACTGCTTGCCTTGATCTGTGATGCACCATTTCCAGATATTTGCTTTTCGCTGGTTCTGGAAAAAACTACCAAAGAACAGCCTTGAAATATTTTAGTTACTGAAAAGAACCAGTATCCACTATCCAAGAAACGTATACTTTGTCATATGTTTTAGCATGAGTATTACTTAGAATTACttagaaatcttaaaaaaaacaaacaaaaaaaaaacatttgtttctgAATTAGGCCTATTTCAAGGTCAACAGTggcatacaaatttttttttaagatacatttttggcattttttttgCCCTTTATTATGATAGGACAGTTCCTTGAcaggaagtgagagagagactCGAGTCGGGACTCGAACTTGGGATGCCCCGAGCACAATATGTCAGCACACTGCCCACAAGGTTATCGGCGCTGACTACATCTAATGTGAATGATTCTAGGTTGGGCTTGTTGTAAccgttgtatttatttgtgtatttattagggatgcactgaaatTAAAATTCTTGACCGAAGCTGAACAAAATGAAACACCGGGTCGAAGACATATACCGAACAATTTGTAAAATGGCGCAGTTTTTTCAAATACACTTTTAACATCaatcagtcaagctttataataatcaagtattatttaatataacttaagtaattagaagtaaatttGATAAGCATGTTTGAAtccatattagtcattttaactgtacattttaacttgagaggtggttgttttttctgtcattcaatgtttatgacaaaaaaagggaaaaaactaACAGAAATACTGATAGGATAATAATGATATGAATTctaataataagaactataaaacacactaaggattactaagaattaatgagctgctggattcatgaatattaatcaggttttgtgcgttcgtttgaactgatttgctgaaatcaaaacaaggacgataataggtgagcgccagccaatgagattgccgtttgcgcattaacaccacccactaccggaaaacccaaTAGTTCTTGAAagcatctcggttacgtatgtaaccacggttccctgaatagggaacgagatgctgcggtgacgtcaccatatgggaacacctctcggtgtgacgaatgtctgaagccctataccatcccgccaatcctattggccaaatagcgcttggcaccgccccacgcatgcgtacgcatcgtatacctgggcgccgcgcgctatttcgctcagatttcatgaactgaagaagaatgctatcaaggtatggaacggccgggaccgcagcatctcgttccctattcagggaaccgtggttacatacgtaaccgagatgttccctttcataggtcacttcgatgctgcagtgacgtcaccgtatgggaacctcTACCATAACgactgacgtacctgatagctgggatccaaggaagcatctgttCAAGcagagagaacccgggagccaggagccgtcctcac from Carassius carassius chromosome 1, fCarCar2.1, whole genome shotgun sequence includes:
- the LOC132144628 gene encoding N-alpha-acetyltransferase 60-like isoform X2 translates to MTDVVPTTALSEIKLRLLCHDDIERIKVLCGEWFPIEYPDSWYHDITSNKKFFSLAATFRGGIVGMIVAEIKSRTKVHKEDGDILASSFPVDTQVAYILSLGVVKEFRKHGIGSLLLDSLKEHISTTAQDHCKAIYLHVLTTNNTAIHFYEDRDFKQHHYLPYYYSIRGVLKDGFTYVLYINGGHPPWTFLYPFQINAALMLIRYVFQKETSFIFF
- the LOC132144628 gene encoding N-alpha-acetyltransferase 60-like isoform X1, giving the protein MTDVVPTTALSEIKLRLLCHDDIERIKVLCGEWFPIEYPDSWYHDITSNKKFFSLAATFRGGIVGMIVAEIKSRTKVHKEDGDILASSFPVDTQVAYILSLGVVKEFRKHGIGSLLLDSLKEHISTTAQDHCKAIYLHVLTTNNTAIHFYEDRDFKQHHYLPYYYSIRGVLKDGFTYVLYINGGHPPWISTDYIHHIGSALASLSPCSIPQRIYRQAQNLLRSFLPWSGISSKSGIEYSRTM